The Cucurbita pepo subsp. pepo cultivar mu-cu-16 chromosome LG08, ASM280686v2, whole genome shotgun sequence genome contains a region encoding:
- the LOC111800193 gene encoding uncharacterized protein LOC111800193 isoform X1, with product MGKNSKRIMVRYEKDQRGCMWGLISLFDFRHGRASRKLLADKKRPGRQTVAGTGNSRNKFEILANLDEDCSVTLNSEECKTVDIGKPSVKKLIEEEMFNELDAKRIEREHSGHLKMNDPKKVKKSRKKSRDIDADSFNAAEYLKEQSVRNLPVDVMLKEIYSQIHRKNTSDLKFDPNDKTDMQSNEFLADLEQKMVDALKEYFGQKFNIGKDFTKIQKVQHSREIMDALQIPHTDDELVHELAQNPNSVLLKYIRNLHDLSIEKDVEPKSHEFSEVSQSEEIVDHKQRLFFKRKVKNPGRNVSKGNENSDASSKIVILKPGPKGLVNSEADSIHPSVQNSTANDKTKVLNERVGSNFFLSGIKRKFRYAMGKDHHEHSAYGSDRFSCDHHSTRESEEGVLKEDSARNSTSKDHFFIERISRPSTDSKRREKAGKLKSLEINQDLGNVYNDRRSSSNIYAEAKKHLSEMLSSGDESVDFLRGHVPKTLGRILSLPEYSFSPISSPKMDCKLSPVTSEKRVSAGSRLLNVNEITPSLKGENDDTPISVQPPTDDNHDMKSEIVDQSIREEAVSSSTNGKISEGDIEILKVNEIAVHEESSVLEAPSGSSEYSLLREDRNGEMADDACDVRTVSYVPSDPIASSPIREGHDDDTPDVGDDKPSMSLSQDSSEENELSPSRSASSSSSPTQGKAVGDLDGVSDVPERPSPVSVLEPLFVDDNLSPLHAMALPAGLRVQPVHIEFEEREPAETDKANVTKSLKEDKEVIFDYVKAVLLASGLSWNQICGKWLSSEQLLYLLLLDEIELFPNQLCSDQQLLFDCINEVLADFCQSYPPWFSFVQPCLRSEYLLEICEGVYWHLLPMPQPLTLDHLVRKDMSRTRTWMNLHSDAETIGTETCQAIFEDLLDDTVFSCVYDSSEFDDGFGMETENMSDDW from the exons cAGGTACTGGAAATTCAAGAAATAAGTTTGAGATTTTGGCTAATCTGGATGAAGATTGTAGTGTTACTTTG AACAGTGAAGAATGTAAGACAGTAGACATTGGAAAGCCCAGTGTCAAGAAACTCATAGAAGAAGAGATGTTCAATGAGCTGGACGCGAAGAGAATCGAGCGTGAACACTCGGGCCATTTAAAGATGAACGACCCaaagaaagtgaagaagagTCGGAAGAAAAGCCGTGATATTGATGCCGATTCCTTCAATGCTGCGGAGTATTTGAAGGAACAAAGTGTTCGTAATCTTCCTGTTGATGTGATGCTAAAGGAGATCTACAGTCAAATCCATCGGAAGAACACGAGCGACCTGAAGTTTGACCCGAACGACAAAACAGATATGCAATCAAATGAGTTCCTTGCtgatttagaacaaaaaatggTTGATGCACTTAAGGAATATTTTGGCCAGAAGTTCAATATTGGGAAAGATTTCACTAAAATTCAGAAAGTTCAACACTCAAGAGAAATCATGGATGCACTTCAGATTCCCCATACTGATGACGAGCTAGTTCACGAACTCGCACAAAACCCGAACTCTGTGTTACTCAAGTACATTAGAAATTTGCACGATTTGTCAATAGAAAAAGACGTGGAACCCAAGTCACACGAGTTCAGTGAAGTTAGCCAGTCTGAGGAGATTGTTGATCATAAGCAACGTTTATTTTTCAAGAGAAAGGTCAAGAATCCGGGAAGGAATGTATCCAAAGGGAACGAAAATTCTGATGCGTCAAGTAAGATTGTAATCTTGAAGCCAGGGCCGAAAGGTTTGGTGAATTCTGAGGCTGACAGCATTCATCCATCAGTCCAAAATTCTACTGCTAACGATAAAACGAAAGTGCTGAATGAGAGGGTCGGTTcgaacttttttctttcaggaATCAAGAGGAAATTTAGATATGCTATGGGAAAAGATCACCATGAACACTCTGCTTATGGTTCAGATAGATTTTCTTGTGATCATCACAGTACAAGGGAGAGTGAAGAGGGTGTTCTTAAGGAAGATAGTGCAAGAAATTCTACCAGCAAGgaccatttttttattgaaagaaTTTCCAGGCCTTCCACTGATAGCAAGAGAAGGGAGAAGGCTGGAAAACTCAAAAGCTTGGAAATTAATCAAGATTTGGGAAATGTTTATAACGATAGGAGAAGCTCGTCTAATATTTATGCCGAGGCAAAGAAACATCTTTCCGAGATGCTTAGCAGTGGGGACGAAAGTGTAGACTTTTTAAGGGGACATGTGCCGAAGACCCTCGGAAGGATTCTATCTCTTCCTGAGTATAGTTTTTCTCCCATTAGCAGTCCTAAAATGGACTGCAAGCTCAGTCCAGTAACTTCAGAGAAGAGAGTTTCTGCTGGTAGCCGACTTTTAAATGTTAATGAAATTACCCCGTCGCTCAAGGGCGAAAATGACGATACCCCAATCAGTGTGCAGCCTCCAACTGATGATAACCACGATATGAAGAGCGAGATCGTTGATCAAAGTATAAGGGAAGAAGCTGTGAGTTCTAGTACTAATGGGAAGATTTCTGAAG GTGATATTGAGATTCTGAAGGTAAATGAAATTGCAGTCCATGAGGAGAGTAGTGTTTTGGAAGCTCCCTCTGGCTCAAGTGAATATTCTCTTTTGAGAGAAGATCGGAATGGTGAAATGGCCGACGATGCATGCGATGTGAGAACTGTTTCTTATGTTCCCTCCGACCCGATTGCTTCTTCCCCTATCAGAGAAGGCCACGATGATGACACGCCAGACGTGGGCGATGATAAACCTTCAATGAGCTTGTCCCAA GATTCGTCTGAAGAAAATGAACTGTCTCCATCTCGCTCGGCATCGTCTTCTAGCTCACCTACACAAGGAAAGGCTGTTGGAGATTTAGATGGTGTTTCCGATGTTCCAGAGCGGCCGAGCCCTGTTTCAGTTCTTGAGCCATTATTTGTAGATGATAACCTGAGCCCTCTGCATGCCATGGCTTTGCCTG CAGGGTTGCGAGTCCAACCAGTGCATATCGAATTTGAAGAACGCGAACCTGCAGAAACCGATAAGGCTAACGTCACGAAATCGTTAAAGGAAGATAAGGAAGTGATTTTTGACTATGTAAAGGCAGTGCTGTTGGCATCTGGACTTAGCTGGAACCAAATCTGTGGAAAGTGGCTCTCTTCAGAACAGCTTCTTTACTTGTTACTACTCGACGAGATAGAGCTTTTCCCGAACCAGCTGTGCTCCGACCAGCAGCTCCTCTTTGACTGTATTAATGAAGTACTTGCCGACTTTTGTCAAAGCTATCCGCCATGGTTCTCGTTTGTACAACCTTGTCTACGGTCCGAATATCTGCTCGAGATTTGTGAAGGAGTATATTGGCATCTTCTTCCAATGCCACAGCCCCTTACATTGGACCACCTTGTCAGGAAGGACATGAGCAGAACCAGAACATGGATGAACCTTCATTCCGATGCTGAAACCATCGGTACGGAGACGTGTCAAGCCATATTCGAAGATTTATTGGACGATACCGTATTCAGCTGCGTGTATGATAGTTCAGAATTCGACGACGGATTTGGCATGGAGACTGAAAACATGAGTGATGACTGGTAA
- the LOC111800193 gene encoding uncharacterized protein LOC111800193 isoform X4: MGKNSKRIMVRYEKDQRGCMWGLISLFDFRHGRASRKLLADKKRPGRQTVAGTGNSRNKFEILANLDEDCSVTLNSEECKTVDIGKPSVKKLIEEEMFNELDAKRIEREHSGHLKMNDPKKVKKSRKKSRDIDADSFNAAEYLKEQSVRNLPVDVMLKEIYSQIHRKNTSDLKFDPNDKTDMQSNEFLADLEQKMVDALKEYFGQKFNIGKDFTKIQKVQHSREIMDALQIPHTDDELVHELAQNPNSVLLKYIRNLHDLSIEKDVEPKSHEFSEVSQSEEIVDHKQRLFFKRKVKNPGRNVSKGNENSDASSKIVILKPGPKGLVNSEADSIHPSVQNSTANDKTKVLNERVGSNFFLSGIKRKFRYAMGKDHHEHSAYGSDRFSCDHHSTRESEEGVLKEDSARNSTSKDHFFIERISRPSTDSKRREKAGKLKSLEINQDLGNVYNDRRSSSNIYAEAKKHLSEMLSSGDESVDFLRGHVPKTLGRILSLPEYSFSPISSPKMDCKLSPVTSEKRVSAGSRLLNVNEITPSLKGENDDTPISVQPPTDDNHDMKSEIVDQSIREEAVSSSTNGKISEGDIEILKVNEIAVHEESSVLEAPSGSSEYSLLREDRNGEMADDACDVRTVSYVPSDPIASSPIREGHDDDTPDVGDDKPSMSLSQDSSEENELSPSRSASSSSSPTQGKAVGDLDGVSDVPERPSPVSVLEPLFVDDNLSPLHAMALPGLRVQPVHIEFEEREPAETDKANVTKSLKEDKEVIFDYVKAVLLASGLSWNQICGKWLSSEQLLYLLLLDEIELFPNQLCSDQQLLFDCINEVLADFCQSYPPWFSFVQPCLRSEYLLEICEGVYWHLLPMPQPLTLDHLVRKDMSRTRTWMNLHSDAETIGTETCQAIFEDLLDDTVFSCVYDSSEFDDGFGMETENMSDDW; this comes from the exons cAGGTACTGGAAATTCAAGAAATAAGTTTGAGATTTTGGCTAATCTGGATGAAGATTGTAGTGTTACTTTG AACAGTGAAGAATGTAAGACAGTAGACATTGGAAAGCCCAGTGTCAAGAAACTCATAGAAGAAGAGATGTTCAATGAGCTGGACGCGAAGAGAATCGAGCGTGAACACTCGGGCCATTTAAAGATGAACGACCCaaagaaagtgaagaagagTCGGAAGAAAAGCCGTGATATTGATGCCGATTCCTTCAATGCTGCGGAGTATTTGAAGGAACAAAGTGTTCGTAATCTTCCTGTTGATGTGATGCTAAAGGAGATCTACAGTCAAATCCATCGGAAGAACACGAGCGACCTGAAGTTTGACCCGAACGACAAAACAGATATGCAATCAAATGAGTTCCTTGCtgatttagaacaaaaaatggTTGATGCACTTAAGGAATATTTTGGCCAGAAGTTCAATATTGGGAAAGATTTCACTAAAATTCAGAAAGTTCAACACTCAAGAGAAATCATGGATGCACTTCAGATTCCCCATACTGATGACGAGCTAGTTCACGAACTCGCACAAAACCCGAACTCTGTGTTACTCAAGTACATTAGAAATTTGCACGATTTGTCAATAGAAAAAGACGTGGAACCCAAGTCACACGAGTTCAGTGAAGTTAGCCAGTCTGAGGAGATTGTTGATCATAAGCAACGTTTATTTTTCAAGAGAAAGGTCAAGAATCCGGGAAGGAATGTATCCAAAGGGAACGAAAATTCTGATGCGTCAAGTAAGATTGTAATCTTGAAGCCAGGGCCGAAAGGTTTGGTGAATTCTGAGGCTGACAGCATTCATCCATCAGTCCAAAATTCTACTGCTAACGATAAAACGAAAGTGCTGAATGAGAGGGTCGGTTcgaacttttttctttcaggaATCAAGAGGAAATTTAGATATGCTATGGGAAAAGATCACCATGAACACTCTGCTTATGGTTCAGATAGATTTTCTTGTGATCATCACAGTACAAGGGAGAGTGAAGAGGGTGTTCTTAAGGAAGATAGTGCAAGAAATTCTACCAGCAAGgaccatttttttattgaaagaaTTTCCAGGCCTTCCACTGATAGCAAGAGAAGGGAGAAGGCTGGAAAACTCAAAAGCTTGGAAATTAATCAAGATTTGGGAAATGTTTATAACGATAGGAGAAGCTCGTCTAATATTTATGCCGAGGCAAAGAAACATCTTTCCGAGATGCTTAGCAGTGGGGACGAAAGTGTAGACTTTTTAAGGGGACATGTGCCGAAGACCCTCGGAAGGATTCTATCTCTTCCTGAGTATAGTTTTTCTCCCATTAGCAGTCCTAAAATGGACTGCAAGCTCAGTCCAGTAACTTCAGAGAAGAGAGTTTCTGCTGGTAGCCGACTTTTAAATGTTAATGAAATTACCCCGTCGCTCAAGGGCGAAAATGACGATACCCCAATCAGTGTGCAGCCTCCAACTGATGATAACCACGATATGAAGAGCGAGATCGTTGATCAAAGTATAAGGGAAGAAGCTGTGAGTTCTAGTACTAATGGGAAGATTTCTGAAG GTGATATTGAGATTCTGAAGGTAAATGAAATTGCAGTCCATGAGGAGAGTAGTGTTTTGGAAGCTCCCTCTGGCTCAAGTGAATATTCTCTTTTGAGAGAAGATCGGAATGGTGAAATGGCCGACGATGCATGCGATGTGAGAACTGTTTCTTATGTTCCCTCCGACCCGATTGCTTCTTCCCCTATCAGAGAAGGCCACGATGATGACACGCCAGACGTGGGCGATGATAAACCTTCAATGAGCTTGTCCCAA GATTCGTCTGAAGAAAATGAACTGTCTCCATCTCGCTCGGCATCGTCTTCTAGCTCACCTACACAAGGAAAGGCTGTTGGAGATTTAGATGGTGTTTCCGATGTTCCAGAGCGGCCGAGCCCTGTTTCAGTTCTTGAGCCATTATTTGTAGATGATAACCTGAGCCCTCTGCATGCCATGGCTTTGCCTG GGTTGCGAGTCCAACCAGTGCATATCGAATTTGAAGAACGCGAACCTGCAGAAACCGATAAGGCTAACGTCACGAAATCGTTAAAGGAAGATAAGGAAGTGATTTTTGACTATGTAAAGGCAGTGCTGTTGGCATCTGGACTTAGCTGGAACCAAATCTGTGGAAAGTGGCTCTCTTCAGAACAGCTTCTTTACTTGTTACTACTCGACGAGATAGAGCTTTTCCCGAACCAGCTGTGCTCCGACCAGCAGCTCCTCTTTGACTGTATTAATGAAGTACTTGCCGACTTTTGTCAAAGCTATCCGCCATGGTTCTCGTTTGTACAACCTTGTCTACGGTCCGAATATCTGCTCGAGATTTGTGAAGGAGTATATTGGCATCTTCTTCCAATGCCACAGCCCCTTACATTGGACCACCTTGTCAGGAAGGACATGAGCAGAACCAGAACATGGATGAACCTTCATTCCGATGCTGAAACCATCGGTACGGAGACGTGTCAAGCCATATTCGAAGATTTATTGGACGATACCGTATTCAGCTGCGTGTATGATAGTTCAGAATTCGACGACGGATTTGGCATGGAGACTGAAAACATGAGTGATGACTGGTAA
- the LOC111800193 gene encoding uncharacterized protein LOC111800193 isoform X2, translating to MGKNSKRIMVRYEKDQRGCMWGLISLFDFRHGRASRKLLADKKRPGRQTVGTGNSRNKFEILANLDEDCSVTLNSEECKTVDIGKPSVKKLIEEEMFNELDAKRIEREHSGHLKMNDPKKVKKSRKKSRDIDADSFNAAEYLKEQSVRNLPVDVMLKEIYSQIHRKNTSDLKFDPNDKTDMQSNEFLADLEQKMVDALKEYFGQKFNIGKDFTKIQKVQHSREIMDALQIPHTDDELVHELAQNPNSVLLKYIRNLHDLSIEKDVEPKSHEFSEVSQSEEIVDHKQRLFFKRKVKNPGRNVSKGNENSDASSKIVILKPGPKGLVNSEADSIHPSVQNSTANDKTKVLNERVGSNFFLSGIKRKFRYAMGKDHHEHSAYGSDRFSCDHHSTRESEEGVLKEDSARNSTSKDHFFIERISRPSTDSKRREKAGKLKSLEINQDLGNVYNDRRSSSNIYAEAKKHLSEMLSSGDESVDFLRGHVPKTLGRILSLPEYSFSPISSPKMDCKLSPVTSEKRVSAGSRLLNVNEITPSLKGENDDTPISVQPPTDDNHDMKSEIVDQSIREEAVSSSTNGKISEGDIEILKVNEIAVHEESSVLEAPSGSSEYSLLREDRNGEMADDACDVRTVSYVPSDPIASSPIREGHDDDTPDVGDDKPSMSLSQDSSEENELSPSRSASSSSSPTQGKAVGDLDGVSDVPERPSPVSVLEPLFVDDNLSPLHAMALPAGLRVQPVHIEFEEREPAETDKANVTKSLKEDKEVIFDYVKAVLLASGLSWNQICGKWLSSEQLLYLLLLDEIELFPNQLCSDQQLLFDCINEVLADFCQSYPPWFSFVQPCLRSEYLLEICEGVYWHLLPMPQPLTLDHLVRKDMSRTRTWMNLHSDAETIGTETCQAIFEDLLDDTVFSCVYDSSEFDDGFGMETENMSDDW from the exons GTACTGGAAATTCAAGAAATAAGTTTGAGATTTTGGCTAATCTGGATGAAGATTGTAGTGTTACTTTG AACAGTGAAGAATGTAAGACAGTAGACATTGGAAAGCCCAGTGTCAAGAAACTCATAGAAGAAGAGATGTTCAATGAGCTGGACGCGAAGAGAATCGAGCGTGAACACTCGGGCCATTTAAAGATGAACGACCCaaagaaagtgaagaagagTCGGAAGAAAAGCCGTGATATTGATGCCGATTCCTTCAATGCTGCGGAGTATTTGAAGGAACAAAGTGTTCGTAATCTTCCTGTTGATGTGATGCTAAAGGAGATCTACAGTCAAATCCATCGGAAGAACACGAGCGACCTGAAGTTTGACCCGAACGACAAAACAGATATGCAATCAAATGAGTTCCTTGCtgatttagaacaaaaaatggTTGATGCACTTAAGGAATATTTTGGCCAGAAGTTCAATATTGGGAAAGATTTCACTAAAATTCAGAAAGTTCAACACTCAAGAGAAATCATGGATGCACTTCAGATTCCCCATACTGATGACGAGCTAGTTCACGAACTCGCACAAAACCCGAACTCTGTGTTACTCAAGTACATTAGAAATTTGCACGATTTGTCAATAGAAAAAGACGTGGAACCCAAGTCACACGAGTTCAGTGAAGTTAGCCAGTCTGAGGAGATTGTTGATCATAAGCAACGTTTATTTTTCAAGAGAAAGGTCAAGAATCCGGGAAGGAATGTATCCAAAGGGAACGAAAATTCTGATGCGTCAAGTAAGATTGTAATCTTGAAGCCAGGGCCGAAAGGTTTGGTGAATTCTGAGGCTGACAGCATTCATCCATCAGTCCAAAATTCTACTGCTAACGATAAAACGAAAGTGCTGAATGAGAGGGTCGGTTcgaacttttttctttcaggaATCAAGAGGAAATTTAGATATGCTATGGGAAAAGATCACCATGAACACTCTGCTTATGGTTCAGATAGATTTTCTTGTGATCATCACAGTACAAGGGAGAGTGAAGAGGGTGTTCTTAAGGAAGATAGTGCAAGAAATTCTACCAGCAAGgaccatttttttattgaaagaaTTTCCAGGCCTTCCACTGATAGCAAGAGAAGGGAGAAGGCTGGAAAACTCAAAAGCTTGGAAATTAATCAAGATTTGGGAAATGTTTATAACGATAGGAGAAGCTCGTCTAATATTTATGCCGAGGCAAAGAAACATCTTTCCGAGATGCTTAGCAGTGGGGACGAAAGTGTAGACTTTTTAAGGGGACATGTGCCGAAGACCCTCGGAAGGATTCTATCTCTTCCTGAGTATAGTTTTTCTCCCATTAGCAGTCCTAAAATGGACTGCAAGCTCAGTCCAGTAACTTCAGAGAAGAGAGTTTCTGCTGGTAGCCGACTTTTAAATGTTAATGAAATTACCCCGTCGCTCAAGGGCGAAAATGACGATACCCCAATCAGTGTGCAGCCTCCAACTGATGATAACCACGATATGAAGAGCGAGATCGTTGATCAAAGTATAAGGGAAGAAGCTGTGAGTTCTAGTACTAATGGGAAGATTTCTGAAG GTGATATTGAGATTCTGAAGGTAAATGAAATTGCAGTCCATGAGGAGAGTAGTGTTTTGGAAGCTCCCTCTGGCTCAAGTGAATATTCTCTTTTGAGAGAAGATCGGAATGGTGAAATGGCCGACGATGCATGCGATGTGAGAACTGTTTCTTATGTTCCCTCCGACCCGATTGCTTCTTCCCCTATCAGAGAAGGCCACGATGATGACACGCCAGACGTGGGCGATGATAAACCTTCAATGAGCTTGTCCCAA GATTCGTCTGAAGAAAATGAACTGTCTCCATCTCGCTCGGCATCGTCTTCTAGCTCACCTACACAAGGAAAGGCTGTTGGAGATTTAGATGGTGTTTCCGATGTTCCAGAGCGGCCGAGCCCTGTTTCAGTTCTTGAGCCATTATTTGTAGATGATAACCTGAGCCCTCTGCATGCCATGGCTTTGCCTG CAGGGTTGCGAGTCCAACCAGTGCATATCGAATTTGAAGAACGCGAACCTGCAGAAACCGATAAGGCTAACGTCACGAAATCGTTAAAGGAAGATAAGGAAGTGATTTTTGACTATGTAAAGGCAGTGCTGTTGGCATCTGGACTTAGCTGGAACCAAATCTGTGGAAAGTGGCTCTCTTCAGAACAGCTTCTTTACTTGTTACTACTCGACGAGATAGAGCTTTTCCCGAACCAGCTGTGCTCCGACCAGCAGCTCCTCTTTGACTGTATTAATGAAGTACTTGCCGACTTTTGTCAAAGCTATCCGCCATGGTTCTCGTTTGTACAACCTTGTCTACGGTCCGAATATCTGCTCGAGATTTGTGAAGGAGTATATTGGCATCTTCTTCCAATGCCACAGCCCCTTACATTGGACCACCTTGTCAGGAAGGACATGAGCAGAACCAGAACATGGATGAACCTTCATTCCGATGCTGAAACCATCGGTACGGAGACGTGTCAAGCCATATTCGAAGATTTATTGGACGATACCGTATTCAGCTGCGTGTATGATAGTTCAGAATTCGACGACGGATTTGGCATGGAGACTGAAAACATGAGTGATGACTGGTAA
- the LOC111800193 gene encoding uncharacterized protein LOC111800193 isoform X3 codes for MGKNSKRIMVRYEKDQRGCMWGLISLFDFRHGRASRKLLADKKRPGRQTVAGTGNSRNKFEILANLDEDCSVTLNSEECKTVDIGKPSVKKLIEEEMFNELDAKRIEREHSGHLKMNDPKKVKKSRKKSRDIDADSFNAAEYLKEQSVRNLPVDVMLKEIYSQIHRKNTSDLKFDPNDKTDMQSNEFLADLEQKMVDALKEYFGQKFNIGKDFTKIQKVQHSREIMDALQIPHTDDELVHELAQNPNSVLLKYIRNLHDLSIEKDVEPKSHEFSEVSQSEEIVDHKQRLFFKRKVKNPGRNVSKGNENSDASSKIVILKPGPKGLVNSEADSIHPSVQNSTANDKTKVLNERVGSNFFLSGIKRKFRYAMGKDHHEHSAYGSDRFSCDHHSTRESEEGVLKEDSARNSTSKDHFFIERISRPSTDSKRREKAGKLKSLEINQDLGNVYNDRRSSSNIYAEAKKHLSEMLSSGDESVDFLRGHVPKTLGRILSLPEYSFSPISSPKMDCKLSPVTSEKRVSAGSRLLNVNEITPSLKGENDDTPISVQPPTDDNHDMKSEIVDQSIREEAVSSSTNGKISEGDIEILKVNEIAVHEESSVLEAPSGSSEYSLLREDRNGEMADDACDVRTVSYVPSDPIASSPIREGHDDDTPDVGDDKPSMSLSQDSSEENELSPSRSASSSSSPTQGKAVGDLDGVSDVPERPSPVSVLEPLFVDDNLSPLHAMALPAGLRVQPVHIEFEEREPAETDKANVTKSLKEDKEVIFDYVKAVLLASGLSWNQICGKWLSSEQLLYLLLLDEIELFPNQLCSDQQLLFDCINEVLADFCQSYPPWFSFVQPCLRSEYLLEICEGVYWHLLPMPQPLTLDHLVRKDMSRTRTWMNLHSDAETIGTETCQAIFEDLLDDTVFSCVYDSSEFDDGFGMETENMSDD; via the exons cAGGTACTGGAAATTCAAGAAATAAGTTTGAGATTTTGGCTAATCTGGATGAAGATTGTAGTGTTACTTTG AACAGTGAAGAATGTAAGACAGTAGACATTGGAAAGCCCAGTGTCAAGAAACTCATAGAAGAAGAGATGTTCAATGAGCTGGACGCGAAGAGAATCGAGCGTGAACACTCGGGCCATTTAAAGATGAACGACCCaaagaaagtgaagaagagTCGGAAGAAAAGCCGTGATATTGATGCCGATTCCTTCAATGCTGCGGAGTATTTGAAGGAACAAAGTGTTCGTAATCTTCCTGTTGATGTGATGCTAAAGGAGATCTACAGTCAAATCCATCGGAAGAACACGAGCGACCTGAAGTTTGACCCGAACGACAAAACAGATATGCAATCAAATGAGTTCCTTGCtgatttagaacaaaaaatggTTGATGCACTTAAGGAATATTTTGGCCAGAAGTTCAATATTGGGAAAGATTTCACTAAAATTCAGAAAGTTCAACACTCAAGAGAAATCATGGATGCACTTCAGATTCCCCATACTGATGACGAGCTAGTTCACGAACTCGCACAAAACCCGAACTCTGTGTTACTCAAGTACATTAGAAATTTGCACGATTTGTCAATAGAAAAAGACGTGGAACCCAAGTCACACGAGTTCAGTGAAGTTAGCCAGTCTGAGGAGATTGTTGATCATAAGCAACGTTTATTTTTCAAGAGAAAGGTCAAGAATCCGGGAAGGAATGTATCCAAAGGGAACGAAAATTCTGATGCGTCAAGTAAGATTGTAATCTTGAAGCCAGGGCCGAAAGGTTTGGTGAATTCTGAGGCTGACAGCATTCATCCATCAGTCCAAAATTCTACTGCTAACGATAAAACGAAAGTGCTGAATGAGAGGGTCGGTTcgaacttttttctttcaggaATCAAGAGGAAATTTAGATATGCTATGGGAAAAGATCACCATGAACACTCTGCTTATGGTTCAGATAGATTTTCTTGTGATCATCACAGTACAAGGGAGAGTGAAGAGGGTGTTCTTAAGGAAGATAGTGCAAGAAATTCTACCAGCAAGgaccatttttttattgaaagaaTTTCCAGGCCTTCCACTGATAGCAAGAGAAGGGAGAAGGCTGGAAAACTCAAAAGCTTGGAAATTAATCAAGATTTGGGAAATGTTTATAACGATAGGAGAAGCTCGTCTAATATTTATGCCGAGGCAAAGAAACATCTTTCCGAGATGCTTAGCAGTGGGGACGAAAGTGTAGACTTTTTAAGGGGACATGTGCCGAAGACCCTCGGAAGGATTCTATCTCTTCCTGAGTATAGTTTTTCTCCCATTAGCAGTCCTAAAATGGACTGCAAGCTCAGTCCAGTAACTTCAGAGAAGAGAGTTTCTGCTGGTAGCCGACTTTTAAATGTTAATGAAATTACCCCGTCGCTCAAGGGCGAAAATGACGATACCCCAATCAGTGTGCAGCCTCCAACTGATGATAACCACGATATGAAGAGCGAGATCGTTGATCAAAGTATAAGGGAAGAAGCTGTGAGTTCTAGTACTAATGGGAAGATTTCTGAAG GTGATATTGAGATTCTGAAGGTAAATGAAATTGCAGTCCATGAGGAGAGTAGTGTTTTGGAAGCTCCCTCTGGCTCAAGTGAATATTCTCTTTTGAGAGAAGATCGGAATGGTGAAATGGCCGACGATGCATGCGATGTGAGAACTGTTTCTTATGTTCCCTCCGACCCGATTGCTTCTTCCCCTATCAGAGAAGGCCACGATGATGACACGCCAGACGTGGGCGATGATAAACCTTCAATGAGCTTGTCCCAA GATTCGTCTGAAGAAAATGAACTGTCTCCATCTCGCTCGGCATCGTCTTCTAGCTCACCTACACAAGGAAAGGCTGTTGGAGATTTAGATGGTGTTTCCGATGTTCCAGAGCGGCCGAGCCCTGTTTCAGTTCTTGAGCCATTATTTGTAGATGATAACCTGAGCCCTCTGCATGCCATGGCTTTGCCTG CAGGGTTGCGAGTCCAACCAGTGCATATCGAATTTGAAGAACGCGAACCTGCAGAAACCGATAAGGCTAACGTCACGAAATCGTTAAAGGAAGATAAGGAAGTGATTTTTGACTATGTAAAGGCAGTGCTGTTGGCATCTGGACTTAGCTGGAACCAAATCTGTGGAAAGTGGCTCTCTTCAGAACAGCTTCTTTACTTGTTACTACTCGACGAGATAGAGCTTTTCCCGAACCAGCTGTGCTCCGACCAGCAGCTCCTCTTTGACTGTATTAATGAAGTACTTGCCGACTTTTGTCAAAGCTATCCGCCATGGTTCTCGTTTGTACAACCTTGTCTACGGTCCGAATATCTGCTCGAGATTTGTGAAGGAGTATATTGGCATCTTCTTCCAATGCCACAGCCCCTTACATTGGACCACCTTGTCAGGAAGGACATGAGCAGAACCAGAACATGGATGAACCTTCATTCCGATGCTGAAACCATCGGTACGGAGACGTGTCAAGCCATATTCGAAGATTTATTGGACGATACCGTATTCAGCTGCGTGTATGATAGTTCAGAATTCGACGACGGATTTGGCATGGAGACTGAAAACATGAGTGATGACTG